Proteins co-encoded in one Christiangramia fulva genomic window:
- a CDS encoding DUF4834 family protein has translation MLEASFTGVIRTILIILLVYFGLKILLRYFGPMILRYFMKKMGKKFEQQFNQFGGFQESQKEKEGKVSIDKKPRSNRNNDKKVGEYIDYEEID, from the coding sequence ATGTTGGAAGCATCATTCACCGGAGTAATAAGAACGATACTTATCATCCTTCTGGTATACTTCGGCCTTAAAATACTACTTCGCTATTTCGGCCCCATGATCTTGAGGTATTTTATGAAGAAAATGGGAAAGAAATTTGAACAGCAGTTCAATCAGTTTGGCGGATTTCAGGAATCTCAAAAAGAAAAGGAAGGGAAAGTAAGCATTGATAAAAAGCCCCGATCCAATAGAAATAATGATAAAAAGGTAGGTGAATACATCGATTACGAAGAAATTGATTAA
- a CDS encoding transporter — translation MQKTSILSLLLFSLFSLQLQAQYTETINSNRPGQSQGAFAVGTGVIQLETGGYFGNDHYRALGSDTDLWGIDYQLRYGVFFENLELNLTGAFESQDVTRNFLGNSSNYKVANFRANTIGAKYLIFDPYKTLEKDKPNLYSWKANHRFKWKTLIPAVSVYAGANFSFGDNPYLYEGEAKFSPKAALITQNNWGNTVLVLNFIGDRLGEEFPTYTGIITVTHTLTQHLAIFGEYQWISSDIYADDIFRGGAAYLFGKNFQVDLSGLFNIKETPSRWQIAGGISYRFDLHELDEFLEESNEGNQRRARSEKRFGRKQKKAEEENENGNGGL, via the coding sequence ATGCAAAAAACAAGCATTCTAAGCCTGCTGCTATTTTCCCTTTTTTCACTTCAGCTCCAGGCTCAATATACCGAAACCATTAATTCCAACCGTCCCGGACAATCGCAGGGAGCTTTTGCGGTGGGAACGGGAGTGATCCAGCTGGAAACGGGGGGATATTTTGGGAATGATCACTACAGAGCACTGGGAAGCGATACTGATCTTTGGGGAATTGATTACCAGCTTCGGTACGGAGTCTTTTTTGAAAATCTTGAACTGAACCTGACTGGAGCTTTCGAATCTCAGGATGTAACACGCAATTTTCTCGGAAATTCTTCTAATTATAAGGTTGCCAATTTCAGGGCCAATACAATTGGTGCGAAATACCTCATTTTCGATCCGTATAAGACTTTAGAGAAAGACAAACCCAATCTTTACAGCTGGAAGGCGAATCATCGTTTTAAATGGAAAACCCTGATTCCGGCGGTATCGGTTTATGCTGGTGCGAATTTCTCATTTGGAGACAATCCCTATTTATATGAAGGCGAGGCGAAATTCAGCCCTAAAGCAGCTTTAATAACTCAGAATAACTGGGGGAATACGGTGTTGGTGCTTAATTTCATCGGCGACCGCCTTGGAGAGGAATTTCCCACTTATACCGGCATTATTACCGTTACACATACCTTGACGCAACATCTGGCAATATTTGGCGAATACCAGTGGATCTCCAGTGATATTTATGCCGATGATATCTTTCGCGGCGGAGCCGCTTACCTTTTCGGAAAAAATTTCCAGGTAGACCTATCCGGGCTTTTCAATATAAAAGAAACACCTTCACGCTGGCAGATTGCCGGAGGAATTTCGTACAGATTCGATTTGCATGAGCTGGATGAGTTCCTTGAAGAATCAAATGAAGGAAATCAGCGCAGGGCAAGGAGTGAAAAAAGATTTGGCCGAAAGCAGAAAAAAGCTGAAGAGGAAAATGAAAATGGCAACGGTGGCCTTTAA
- a CDS encoding aminotransferase class I/II-fold pyridoxal phosphate-dependent enzyme, whose amino-acid sequence MKDLFDKIYKDKGPLGKWAEQAEGYFVFPKLEGPISNRMKFRGKEVITWSINDYLGLANHPEVRKVDAEAAAEYGSAYPMGARMMSGHTSLHERLQDELASFVHKQAAYLLNFGYQGMVSTIDALVSKQDVIVYDVDAHACIIDGVRLHLGQRFTYKHNDMESIEKNLQRATKIAEQTGGGILLISEGVFGMRGEQGKLKEIVELKKKYNFRLFVDDAHGFGTLGKTGAGAGEEQGVQDEIDVYFATFAKSMASTGAFIAADKEIIDYLKYNLRSQMFAKSLQMQLVVGALKRLEMLRSMPELREKLWENVNALQNGLKNKGFDIGTTQSCVTPVYLKGSIPEAMALVKDLRENHGVFCSIVVYPVIPKGLILLRMIPTASHTLQDVEETLVAFSAIRERLENGTYKRLSASVEAAMANK is encoded by the coding sequence ATGAAGGATTTATTTGATAAAATTTATAAAGATAAAGGTCCGCTGGGCAAATGGGCTGAACAGGCTGAAGGTTACTTCGTTTTTCCAAAACTTGAAGGGCCAATATCTAACCGAATGAAGTTTCGGGGTAAAGAGGTGATTACCTGGAGTATTAATGATTACCTGGGACTTGCCAACCATCCCGAAGTTCGAAAAGTAGATGCCGAAGCTGCAGCCGAATATGGTTCTGCTTACCCAATGGGTGCCCGCATGATGAGTGGTCATACCAGCTTACATGAAAGACTGCAGGATGAACTTGCTTCTTTTGTACATAAACAGGCCGCTTACCTTCTTAATTTTGGTTACCAGGGTATGGTTTCTACCATTGACGCTCTTGTTTCCAAACAGGATGTCATCGTTTATGATGTAGATGCGCATGCCTGTATCATTGATGGGGTAAGATTGCATTTAGGCCAGCGATTTACCTATAAGCATAACGACATGGAGAGTATCGAAAAGAATCTCCAGCGTGCTACCAAAATTGCAGAACAAACCGGTGGTGGGATCCTTCTTATTTCTGAAGGTGTATTTGGTATGCGAGGTGAGCAGGGTAAACTGAAGGAAATCGTTGAGCTTAAGAAAAAATATAATTTCAGGCTTTTTGTTGATGACGCACATGGTTTCGGAACGCTTGGTAAAACAGGTGCCGGAGCAGGAGAGGAGCAGGGAGTTCAGGATGAAATCGATGTGTATTTCGCCACTTTCGCTAAATCTATGGCCAGTACCGGTGCATTTATCGCAGCCGACAAAGAGATCATCGATTACCTTAAATATAACCTTCGATCACAAATGTTCGCGAAATCACTGCAGATGCAGCTGGTTGTGGGAGCTTTAAAACGTTTGGAAATGCTTCGCAGCATGCCTGAACTTCGAGAGAAGCTTTGGGAAAATGTGAATGCGCTTCAGAATGGATTGAAGAATAAAGGCTTCGATATTGGAACGACACAAAGTTGTGTGACTCCGGTTTATTTAAAAGGAAGTATCCCAGAGGCAATGGCGCTTGTAAAAGACCTTAGGGAGAACCACGGCGTTTTCTGCTCGATTGTTGTTTATCCTGTGATTCCAAAAGGATTGATCCTTCTAAGAATGATCCCAACCGCAAGTCATACTCTTCAGGATGTGGAGGAAACACTTGTAGCATTTTCAGCGATACGTGAAAGACTTGAAAATGGAACATATAAAAGACTTTCCGCTTCAGTAGAAGCTGCGATGGCCAATAAATAA
- a CDS encoding YfhO family protein, which translates to MAKIKQFLPHLFVLAGFVILSLFYFSPVLKGKEIFQSDIVQYIGMSKQQNDFREQNGEETYWTDAAFGGMPTYQLGAHYPHNYIKELDHLIRFLPRPADYLFLYFIGFYILLLCLKLDYRLAALGAIAFGFSTYLIIILGVGHNAKAHAIAYMPLVLAGIIAIFRKRNIWTFLLLTIGMALEIVANHFQMTYYLLLLVIVLGVVYLVDAFKKGLMPDYFKSLGVMVGAVILAIALNATSLMATGEYADFSTRGKSELTITPNGNKDKKHGLGYEYITEYSYGILETLDLFVPRFMGGGSSENIGTDSNLYKQMQEMGVPLDQARQIVQGAPTYWGDQTYVKAPAYIGATVIFLFVFALYLVRGRLKWWIVGGSILALLLSWGRNFEFLTRFFIDVVPLYDKFRAVSSIQVIIELCVPAMGVVGVCKLLSNSVTKEAKLHALNWSSIICGGLLLIFLLFKSVFLDFSGGSDAALSQQFGMDLMRALKEDRKAIFTADVIRSLILIALVAALIFGFLKDKLKPNLVIGGIAILFLIDLIGVDFRYVNEDDFVNTSEMERPFQPLQADAAILKDTSHYRVFDITGSPFNTGRTSYFHNALGGYHAAKPGRIQDLYDFYISQNNMEILNMLNVKYFIIPDKQGQAQAQQNPEAFGNAWYVKGIKWVDSADEAILALKDTDLQDTAVVRQKFKREIRDFQFDSTATINLTYDQPDHLKYETASTSPQFAVFSETYYQPGWNSYIDGQKADHIRANYVLRAMNIPAGKHTVEFKFEPQVVKTGSTITLVSSILVALIIIGGAGFEWKKRN; encoded by the coding sequence ATGGCCAAAATCAAGCAATTTCTGCCTCATCTTTTCGTACTGGCAGGATTCGTAATACTATCACTTTTTTATTTCAGCCCTGTTTTAAAAGGAAAGGAGATCTTTCAAAGCGATATCGTTCAATACATCGGGATGTCGAAACAGCAGAATGATTTTCGAGAGCAAAACGGGGAAGAGACCTATTGGACCGATGCCGCTTTTGGCGGAATGCCCACCTACCAGCTGGGCGCTCATTATCCTCATAATTACATTAAGGAACTGGATCACTTAATCCGCTTCCTTCCCAGACCTGCAGATTATTTGTTCCTGTATTTCATAGGATTTTACATTTTACTGCTCTGCCTGAAACTTGACTACAGGCTCGCCGCCCTGGGTGCCATTGCTTTTGGTTTTTCAACTTATTTGATCATCATACTCGGTGTGGGGCATAACGCAAAAGCGCATGCGATCGCTTATATGCCATTGGTGCTTGCCGGTATCATTGCTATTTTCCGAAAACGGAATATCTGGACCTTTTTATTATTAACTATCGGAATGGCTCTGGAAATCGTCGCAAATCACTTCCAGATGACCTATTATTTGCTTCTGCTGGTGATTGTTCTTGGAGTTGTTTACCTCGTCGATGCTTTTAAAAAAGGTCTTATGCCCGATTATTTTAAATCGCTGGGAGTAATGGTGGGTGCCGTTATTCTCGCCATCGCCCTGAATGCCACTTCTTTGATGGCCACCGGCGAATATGCCGATTTTAGCACTCGTGGCAAATCGGAATTAACGATTACTCCTAACGGAAATAAAGATAAAAAACACGGACTTGGCTACGAATATATTACCGAGTACAGCTATGGAATTTTAGAAACACTGGACCTTTTCGTGCCTCGATTTATGGGTGGGGGAAGTTCAGAGAATATTGGTACCGATAGCAATCTTTATAAACAAATGCAGGAGATGGGCGTGCCCCTAGATCAGGCGCGACAGATCGTCCAGGGAGCACCAACCTACTGGGGGGACCAAACCTATGTGAAAGCACCTGCCTATATTGGTGCGACAGTAATTTTTCTTTTTGTATTTGCGCTTTATCTTGTTCGCGGACGCCTTAAATGGTGGATTGTTGGCGGGAGTATTCTCGCCCTTCTATTAAGCTGGGGCCGAAATTTCGAATTCCTTACGCGCTTTTTTATAGACGTGGTGCCGCTTTATGACAAATTTCGGGCGGTTTCATCAATCCAGGTGATCATTGAGCTTTGTGTACCGGCAATGGGAGTTGTAGGGGTTTGTAAACTGCTTTCTAATTCGGTTACCAAAGAAGCGAAACTTCATGCCTTAAATTGGAGTTCCATTATTTGCGGGGGTCTATTGCTGATCTTTCTGCTTTTCAAATCGGTTTTTCTGGATTTTTCAGGCGGAAGCGATGCGGCTCTCTCACAACAGTTTGGAATGGATCTGATGCGAGCTTTAAAAGAAGATCGAAAAGCGATTTTTACTGCCGATGTCATTCGTTCCCTGATTCTTATTGCCCTTGTCGCGGCACTGATCTTCGGTTTTCTGAAGGATAAATTAAAGCCAAATCTGGTTATTGGCGGAATTGCTATTTTGTTCCTGATCGATTTGATCGGGGTGGATTTCAGGTATGTAAATGAAGATGATTTTGTGAATACCAGTGAGATGGAAAGGCCTTTTCAGCCCTTGCAAGCCGATGCCGCCATTTTAAAAGACACATCTCATTACAGGGTTTTCGATATTACCGGTAGTCCTTTTAATACTGGCCGTACTTCCTATTTTCATAATGCTTTAGGCGGATACCATGCCGCAAAACCGGGAAGGATCCAGGATCTGTATGATTTCTATATTTCCCAGAACAATATGGAAATCCTGAATATGCTGAATGTAAAATATTTTATTATTCCTGATAAGCAAGGCCAGGCACAGGCGCAACAGAATCCCGAAGCATTTGGAAATGCCTGGTACGTTAAGGGGATAAAATGGGTTGATTCGGCTGATGAAGCGATTCTTGCCCTAAAAGACACCGATCTTCAGGATACCGCGGTAGTTAGGCAAAAATTCAAACGGGAGATAAGAGATTTTCAATTCGATTCCACCGCGACCATAAATCTGACTTACGATCAGCCAGACCACCTCAAATACGAGACTGCTTCTACTTCTCCGCAGTTCGCGGTCTTTTCAGAAACCTATTATCAGCCTGGCTGGAATTCTTATATAGACGGTCAAAAAGCAGATCATATAAGAGCAAATTATGTGCTGAGGGCGATGAATATTCCTGCCGGAAAACATACTGTTGAATTTAAATTCGAACCACAGGTGGTAAAAACGGGAAGTACGATTACTCTGGTAAGTTCCATACTTGTGGCACTTATAATTATAGGCGGAGCAGGATTCGAGTGGAAAAAACGAAATTAA
- a CDS encoding glycosyltransferase family 4 protein, with product MKKVLIITYYWPPAGGPGVQRWLKFVKYLRDFQIEPVVYIPENPGYPIIDGSLQDEVPEGIKILRQPIREPYKLAGIFSKKETEKISSGIIAEEKKQSFLEKMMLFIRGNFFIPDARVLWVKPSVKYLSAFLKEEKIETLITTGPPHSLHLIGLNLKKHFNVKWIADFRDPWTQIGYHEKLKLTRSSREKHENLEKEVLQTADKIIATSFSTREEFQQKTSKEICLITNGFDIEENNRPYSNDKFIISHVGSLLSGRNPINLWKALSELIKENPKFEKDLQLSFAGRISEEVVSSMKDFGLSSFLELKGYVGHGKAVKLQRESALLLLLEIDSEITRGIIPGKLFEYLASKRPILAIGPHNWDVGKILSDAGAGQVFQYGDKETIKNFIFSEYQKFKNGEELLLASEVSKYHRRETTKKLAELIKNL from the coding sequence ATGAAAAAGGTCCTGATCATAACCTATTACTGGCCTCCTGCAGGCGGCCCCGGCGTACAACGCTGGCTTAAATTCGTAAAATATCTTCGGGATTTTCAAATTGAACCTGTAGTTTATATTCCGGAAAATCCAGGTTATCCCATAATAGATGGAAGCCTACAAGATGAAGTTCCTGAAGGAATAAAGATTTTGCGGCAACCTATACGTGAGCCCTACAAACTAGCAGGAATTTTTTCAAAAAAGGAGACGGAAAAGATCAGTTCCGGGATAATTGCCGAAGAAAAAAAACAGAGCTTTCTTGAGAAAATGATGCTTTTTATAAGGGGAAATTTCTTTATTCCAGATGCCAGGGTGCTGTGGGTAAAACCTTCAGTTAAATACCTTTCGGCTTTCCTAAAGGAAGAAAAAATAGAAACTCTTATCACTACCGGACCGCCTCATAGTTTGCATCTTATAGGTTTAAATTTAAAGAAGCACTTTAATGTTAAATGGATTGCTGATTTTCGTGATCCCTGGACGCAGATAGGCTATCACGAGAAATTGAAGCTTACCAGGAGTTCCCGGGAAAAACATGAAAACCTTGAAAAAGAAGTTTTGCAAACTGCCGATAAGATTATCGCTACCAGTTTTTCCACCAGGGAAGAATTTCAGCAAAAAACTTCAAAAGAGATCTGCCTTATTACTAATGGTTTCGATATAGAAGAAAACAACCGGCCATATTCGAATGATAAATTCATCATCTCTCATGTTGGTTCTTTATTATCAGGCAGAAATCCGATAAATCTATGGAAGGCTTTATCGGAATTGATCAAAGAAAATCCAAAATTCGAGAAGGATCTACAGCTTTCTTTCGCCGGAAGGATTAGTGAAGAGGTGGTTTCTTCTATGAAAGATTTTGGTCTCTCTTCATTTCTTGAATTAAAAGGTTATGTTGGCCATGGAAAAGCTGTTAAGCTTCAGCGGGAAAGCGCATTATTACTTCTTTTAGAGATAGATTCTGAAATTACGAGGGGAATTATTCCGGGAAAACTTTTCGAATATCTGGCTTCCAAAAGACCAATTCTTGCCATTGGCCCTCACAACTGGGATGTTGGAAAGATCCTTTCCGATGCTGGTGCGGGCCAGGTTTTTCAGTATGGTGATAAGGAAACAATTAAAAATTTTATATTTTCAGAATATCAGAAATTCAAAAATGGCGAAGAATTGCTCCTGGCATCTGAAGTTTCCAAATACCACCGCCGGGAAACCACGAAAAAACTAGCCGAATTAATCAAAAATCTGTAA
- a CDS encoding PLP-dependent cysteine synthase family protein, whose product MKEDLQVYDNILQLIGNTPLIHLNKITNGFKGNFFAKVEGFNPGHSSKDRIALYIIEEAEKNGILKPGSTIIETTSGNTGFSIAMVSIIKGYECILAVSSKSSKDKIDMLRTMGAKVYVCPANVPADDPRSYYQVARRLHEEIKGSVYINQYFNELNIDAHFNTTGPEIWKQTEGKLTHLVACSGTGGTISGTARFLKSKNPDIKIIGIDAFGSVLKKYHETREFDEEEIYPYRIEGLGKNLIPTATDFDVIDKFVKVTDEEAAHTARELARTEGLFVGYTSGAATQGLKQLAEEGEFDKDSEVIVIFPDHGSRYMSKIYSDDWMTEQGFFDTKNEAASQPIEIIK is encoded by the coding sequence ATGAAAGAAGACTTGCAGGTTTACGATAATATATTGCAACTTATAGGCAATACCCCGTTAATTCACCTAAATAAAATTACCAACGGATTTAAAGGAAACTTCTTCGCCAAAGTAGAAGGTTTTAATCCCGGCCATTCTTCGAAAGACCGCATTGCTTTGTATATTATTGAAGAGGCGGAAAAAAACGGAATTCTCAAACCAGGTAGCACCATTATAGAAACGACATCCGGGAATACCGGTTTTAGCATCGCGATGGTTAGCATTATCAAAGGATATGAATGTATTCTTGCAGTAAGCTCCAAATCTTCGAAAGACAAAATTGATATGCTCAGGACGATGGGCGCCAAAGTTTATGTGTGTCCGGCTAACGTTCCCGCTGATGATCCACGATCTTACTACCAGGTTGCCAGGCGTTTACATGAGGAAATTAAAGGTTCGGTTTATATCAACCAGTATTTCAATGAATTAAATATTGACGCGCATTTCAATACAACCGGACCTGAAATCTGGAAGCAAACCGAAGGAAAATTAACCCATCTTGTAGCCTGTAGTGGTACGGGTGGAACAATTTCTGGTACAGCGCGTTTTTTGAAATCGAAGAATCCTGATATAAAAATTATAGGTATTGATGCTTTTGGCTCGGTACTGAAAAAATATCACGAAACCCGTGAATTTGATGAAGAGGAAATTTATCCTTACCGAATAGAAGGTTTGGGTAAAAATCTTATTCCAACGGCCACCGATTTTGATGTTATTGACAAATTCGTAAAGGTAACCGATGAAGAAGCGGCGCATACTGCACGTGAACTGGCAAGAACTGAAGGCCTTTTTGTGGGGTATACCAGTGGTGCAGCCACTCAGGGTCTGAAACAACTTGCTGAAGAAGGAGAGTTCGATAAAGATTCTGAAGTGATAGTTATTTTTCCAGATCATGGTTCCCGTTATATGAGCAAGATCTACAGCGATGACTGGATGACTGAACAGGGCTTTTTCGATACCAAAAACGAAGCCGCATCTCAACCTATTGAGATCATTAAGTAA
- a CDS encoding S9 family peptidase, which produces MLRKDIKAPVAKKIPKKLEKHGDVRIDNYFWMNQREDPGVIEYLNSENDYNEAVTAHTKEFQQQLFAEMKARIKEDDESVPYKLHGYWYITRYEKGGDYPIYSRKKESPDAPEEVMFNVNEMAKGFDYYSLGGLNVSTNNQLVAFGTDTVSRRKYTIRIKNLETGEIYPEEIKNTTGGSTWANDNKTLYYTKKDPQTLRSFQIYRHILGTDPKKDTLIYEEKDETFSAYVYKSKSHQFIIIGSHSTLTTEYRFLNANHPEGDFRVFQPRVRGLEYSISHFEDHFYVMTNKDGATNFKLMKTLVGETEMENWVDVIPHREDFLLEDIDIFRDYLVVSERNNGLNKIRIVRWEDDSEYYIPFDNETYTAYTSINPDFDTEVLRYNYNSMTTPTSVVEFNMKTKEKTVLKEHEVLGGKFDKNNYAAERIWATADDGTKIPVSLVYRKGTKMDGSNPLLQYAYGSYGSTIDPYFSSVRLSLLDRGFIYAIAHVRGGEYLGRNWYEEGRLFKKTNTFDDFIAVSEYLIDKKYTSAAHLYAMGGSAGGLLMGAVINRAPQLYNGVIAAVPFVDVVTTMLDESIPLTTGEYDEWGNPDNREYYEYMKSYSPYDNIKRQDYPNMLVTTGLHDSQVQYWEPAKWVAKLREYKTDSNVLLLHTNMEAGHGGPSGRFEALREVAEEYAFLLDLEGIGQ; this is translated from the coding sequence ATTTTGAGAAAAGATATTAAAGCCCCTGTAGCGAAGAAAATTCCGAAGAAACTGGAGAAGCATGGCGATGTGCGCATCGATAATTATTTCTGGATGAATCAACGTGAAGATCCGGGTGTGATCGAATATCTGAATTCTGAAAATGACTATAACGAAGCGGTGACTGCACATACTAAAGAATTTCAGCAGCAATTGTTTGCGGAAATGAAGGCGCGAATCAAGGAAGATGACGAATCTGTGCCCTATAAATTGCACGGTTACTGGTACATAACCCGTTATGAGAAGGGCGGTGATTATCCCATTTACTCCCGGAAAAAAGAATCACCCGATGCTCCTGAAGAGGTGATGTTCAATGTAAATGAAATGGCGAAAGGTTTTGATTATTATAGCCTTGGCGGACTTAATGTTAGTACCAATAACCAACTCGTAGCTTTCGGGACCGATACTGTGAGCCGCAGGAAATATACTATCAGGATCAAAAATCTGGAAACCGGCGAAATTTATCCTGAAGAGATCAAAAATACCACCGGAGGTTCTACCTGGGCAAATGATAATAAAACGCTTTATTATACGAAGAAGGATCCCCAAACGCTGAGATCTTTTCAAATTTACAGGCATATCCTGGGAACCGATCCTAAGAAAGATACGCTTATTTATGAGGAAAAAGACGAGACCTTCAGCGCGTATGTTTATAAATCGAAATCCCACCAGTTTATAATTATTGGTTCACACAGCACACTTACAACCGAATATCGTTTTCTAAATGCCAATCATCCCGAAGGTGATTTTCGTGTTTTTCAGCCACGGGTTCGGGGCCTGGAATATAGCATTTCACATTTTGAAGATCATTTTTATGTAATGACCAATAAAGACGGTGCTACGAATTTCAAGCTAATGAAAACGCTGGTTGGAGAAACCGAAATGGAAAATTGGGTGGATGTAATTCCACACAGGGAAGATTTTCTTTTGGAAGATATTGATATTTTCAGGGATTACCTGGTTGTGAGTGAGCGGAACAACGGCCTGAATAAGATTCGAATCGTTCGCTGGGAAGACGATTCTGAATATTATATTCCTTTCGATAATGAAACCTATACGGCCTACACCAGTATTAATCCTGATTTCGACACGGAAGTGCTGAGGTATAATTACAATAGCATGACTACACCTACTTCGGTAGTTGAATTCAATATGAAGACAAAGGAGAAAACGGTTCTGAAAGAACACGAAGTGCTGGGTGGAAAATTCGATAAAAATAATTATGCTGCCGAGCGGATCTGGGCTACGGCAGATGACGGTACAAAAATTCCGGTTTCCCTCGTTTACCGCAAAGGAACTAAAATGGACGGCAGCAATCCGTTGCTTCAGTATGCCTATGGCTCTTATGGTTCAACCATCGATCCTTATTTTTCTTCGGTAAGACTTAGTTTGCTGGATCGCGGATTCATCTACGCGATCGCTCATGTAAGGGGTGGCGAATATCTGGGCCGAAACTGGTACGAGGAAGGCCGACTTTTCAAAAAGACCAATACGTTTGATGATTTTATAGCCGTTTCAGAATATCTGATTGATAAAAAATATACTTCTGCAGCGCATTTATATGCCATGGGCGGTTCTGCCGGCGGATTGCTGATGGGAGCAGTGATCAATCGCGCTCCACAGCTTTATAATGGGGTAATTGCTGCTGTACCTTTTGTTGATGTGGTTACCACGATGCTTGACGAAAGTATTCCGCTCACCACCGGGGAATATGATGAATGGGGAAATCCCGATAACCGGGAATATTATGAATATATGAAATCTTATTCGCCTTACGATAATATTAAAAGGCAGGATTATCCGAATATGCTTGTAACCACTGGGCTTCATGATTCCCAGGTGCAATACTGGGAACCGGCAAAATGGGTGGCGAAGCTACGCGAGTATAAAACCGATTCTAATGTGTTGCTTCTTCATACGAACATGGAGGCCGGCCACGGAGGGCCTTCTGGACGGTTCGAAGCCCTTAGGGAAGTGGCCGAAGAATATGCATTTCTGTTGGATTTGGAAGGAATCGGGCAATAA